gagagagagagagactaaaggggtggggtgtgggcttgctggggtttttttgttttgtttttggattttgtttttttgagacagggtttctctgtatagccctggctgtcttggaactcactctgtagaccaggctggcctcaaactcagaaatccgcctgcctctgcctcctagagttctgggattacaggcgtgcgccaccaccacccggcacagGCTTGctgttttttaagaaaagcaagTAGCTACAGAGTTGGAGGAAGCTGTAAGAGTCTGGAAATGTAGGGCCAGAAGAGCCCTTCATATGTACCACAGCTACATGTTAAAAGGGACGGAAGCAGCCTGGAAATCAGCACAGGGCATTGAAATGTAGCCAGGTGCCTCATTTGcctaaggaaggaagaaatgtaggATGTGTCTTTTTGGGGTGGaggggatttgtttttgttttcgagacagggtttctctgtgtagccctggctgtcctggaactcactctgtagtccaggctggcctcaaactcagaaatccacctgcctctgcctcccacagtgctgggattacaggcgtgcgccaccaccgcccggcagatgAGTCATTTATATATCCCACCTCAATAAATCTTTCTATTGCCCAGCCTAAGCTGAGCCCCTGTCATTTTGGACAGTGCactacgttttttttttttcttttctcggtgggggaaggggaggagggagctggGATGGGACATGATCCGGTTTGAATGGATGTTAATGAGTTCTGTTTTCAGTTAAGCACAGGggcacacacttaaaaaaaaaaaagatttgttatgtatatagtgttctgcctgcatgtatacctaTAGGCAAGGTGGcaccaaatctcattacagatggttgtgagctatgtgcttgctgggaattgaactcatgacctctggaagagcagccagtgctcttaacctgtagccatctctccagtccagtatatgcctttcatcccagcagtcaggaggcaggcagataggAGTTtggtgccagcctggtctaaagagaattccaggacagtcagcacCATATTGTGAGATTTTTCTTGTGCCCTGGCCAGCCCCCTCGCCAAGAATTCTGTTTGGAattgctgtttcttttcttttcttttcttttcttttctcttctctcctctcctctcctctcctctcctctcctctcctctcctctgctctcctctcctctcctctcctctcttctcttcttttcttttcttttcttttcttttcaagtcagggtttctctgtgtagccctggctgtcctggaactcactctgtagaccaggctggccttgaactcagaaattcgcctgcctctgcctcccaagtgctgggattataggcgtgcaccaccaccacccggcttggacTTGCTGTTTCATGTTGAGTTATatttagtgctctctctctctctctctctctctcataaataattctttttttaaaaaagatttatttattataagtaagtacaatGTATTCAGAcatacaagaagagggcattagatcccattacacatggttgtgagccaccatgtggttgctgggatttgaactcaggacctctgaagaacagtcagtgctcttaaccactgagccatctctccagccctatactTAGCTCTCTAAAGACTGGAATCATTTTGGGAAAGGTCTGATATACACTGGAGAATATACCAGAACCAAAACGACTTACATGTTGGCAAAAAAACTCCAGTTTAGTATTAAATAATCAGAAATACAGAAAGACATTTATGACAACAGTGTTATTTTTATGAcaatatcattaaaaaataaatatatctaccATTAGAGAGATTGAAATATATTCTTACAAATGGAATGCTAAAAAAGAATGCACTGACacatctttaaaatatgaaaGCATGATGTTAAGAAGCACAATATGCGAATAAACATGCTTAAAATAAAAGTATGCAAATGCACTTACAGGAAAGTTAGGAGCATCTCTTAGTCTATGGAATGCAGTGAGCCGTGAGCTTCACTTTTATTCTCTTATGGGAAGTAATGCTGGTAAGCATTCTCTAACCTGTTCCTACACGTACTTcacctttctgttgttttgagtGGGTCTCTATCATGTCCgaagccctgcctggcctggaagcTGGTATGCAGGTCAGCTGCACTGTAACTGTGGACCTGGCTTTGCCACCCAAGTGAGCATCGTTAGGTGAGCTCTACCCTGCCCAGATGGGAGCACTTTATTCAAAGTCAGCAGAACAGTCTAAAACCACAATGACCGCAACTATTTCATCCCAGAAAGCAGTGGCATAGAGCCTTAAAAACTGTTATGATGTATGGgagcactttttgttttgtttgttttgttttgttttgttttgttttagatactAAAGGtaacaatattttaaagacttCACAAAGACATCACTTCCCCTTTTTATTGTATTTCCATTTTTCCTCTATGGATCCTTTGATGGACAATGAGATTCCTCTTATAACTAAAGGACTTGCCAGTCACTGCATGCGTAGGGCTTCTCACCCGTGTGAGTTCTCCGATGAACAATGAGATCTGTCTTCTGGCGAAAGCACTTTAGACACTCACTGCATTTATAGGGTCTCCCTCCTGTATGAGTTCTTTGATGGTAGATGAGGTAGGACTTCTGGCTGAAACCTTTCCCACACTGAGGACACTCAAAGGATTTCTGCCCTGTGTGGATTTTCTGATGGACAGTAAGGGTTGCCTTTTGGCGAAAGGACTTCCCACACTGGTTACACACATACGCTTTCTCCCCAGTATGAATCCTCTGGTGTAGACTGAGGTTTGTTTTCTGGCTGAATGATTTCCCACACTCACTACATTCATATGGTCTCTCTCCTGTGGGGTTCTGTGGTGATCTGTGAGGTAGGATTTCATCCTAAAGGCCTTCCCACAATGAGGACATTCGTAAGATTTCTCCCCCGTATGTGTTCTCTGATGCGCTACAAGAGTAGCTTTCTGGCGGAAGAACGTCCCACAGTCGTTACACACATAGGGCTTCTCCTCAGTATGAGCTCTCTCATGAAGAGCAAGTGTTGTTTTCTGAGAGAATGCTCTCCCACACTCATTACAAAtgtagggcttctctcctgtgtgagTCCTCTGGTGGACAGTGAGGTTCGCTTTTTGGTGAAAAGATTTCCCACATTCTTTACAAACATAGGGTTTCTCCCCTGTATAATTCGCTGATGGAGGGAAAGAGTTGTTTTCTGGCGGAATGATTTGCCACAGTCGTTACAACCATACGGCTTTTCTCCTGTGTGAGTTCTCTGATGACGAATAAGGGGTGATTTCAGTCGGAAGGCATTCTTACGCTCGTACGCCTTCTCCCCTGTGTGTGTTCTCTGGTGATCTGTGAGGGCTGTCTTTAGGCGGAAGGACTTACCACACTCATTACAAAGGGCTTTTCTCCTGTGCAAGCTCTCTGATGGTCTCGGAGATATGACGTCCTTTTGATTGTGCCTCCACACTGATGACACAGGTACAGCTTTTCCTCCTTGTGAGTTGCCACATGCAGACTCAACAGTGACTTCCTGCAGAAGGATTTCCCACATTCAGTGCATGtgtattgttttttgttatttgctgaccttttctttttgttatataTAGATGGATTTTCTTCTCTACACACTCTACTAAGTATAACTGAGCTTCCCTTCCTAAGAAATGCTTTCTTGTAGACCTTCTATCCAGATGACTGTGCTGCAGTTACAGCCTTCTCAGGCTGCATCTTCACGAGTGCATCCCTATAGGATTCCAGACTCCGGGTGTGGGGTTTGATGTCAGATGTCCTGCATCTTGAATGTAATTTGGGTGTGATTCCACAGAGCAATCACACTCGCTAAATCTCTTTCTTGCAGGGATTTAGATTACAGTGGATTAATTCTGAAgcattttctaaaacatttccATGAGTGTCATATTTAGGAGGTAGGTCTTTGGAATTAACAGGATTGCTCACTAGAGTAAATATCTTTTGTCTAGAGTTAATATATACAAATGATCTAGAGTATTTATCTTCATGTTCCTTGAGTTTTGTTAAAAAACTCTCTTGATTTCAAGTTTTCTCCTAGGAAAGAATAACAACTAGTGAATTTCCAAGGGAACAAAAAAACGATAAAACAGTCTAACATGCAGAAGACCTAGAGCAAACCACTTCCAAGTCACAaagcaaaccaaataaaaatagagaacCTTCAGCAGACAACAAAAGGCCTACACATATTTCTTTCCATTATGATCTATTTAAAACTTAGGTATAATTACCAactagaagctgggcagtggtggcgcatgcctttaatcccagtacttgggaggcagaggcaggtggatttctgagttcgaggccagcctggtctacagagtgagttccaggacagccagggctatccagagaaaccttgtctcagaaaaccaaaaaaaaaaaaaaaataaataaataaaaaaaaataaatgaagggctggagagatggctcatcggttaagagcaccgaatgctcttctgaaggtcccgagttcaaatcccagcaaccacatggtggctcacaaccatctgtaatgaaatctgacaccctcttctggtgtgtctgaagacagctacagtgtacttactcataataaataaatcttaaaaaaaaaacacacacacacacacaaaaaaaaatgaaaaataaaaaataccaacTAGAAAAGTCAGTCCAATGACGACAGTTTTTGAAGTCATGAAATTtcacgtagcccaggcttgcttcaaacttgaaat
This portion of the Apodemus sylvaticus chromosome 1, mApoSyl1.1, whole genome shotgun sequence genome encodes:
- the LOC127671936 gene encoding LOW QUALITY PROTEIN: zinc finger protein 567-like (The sequence of the model RefSeq protein was modified relative to this genomic sequence to represent the inferred CDS: inserted 2 bases in 2 codons); translation: MWEILLQEVTVESACGNSQGGKAVPVSSVWRHNQKDVISPRPSESLHRRKALCNECGKSFRLKTALTDHQRTHTGEKAYERKNAFRLKSPLIRHQRTHTGEKPYGCNDCGKSFRQKTTLSLHQRIXTGEKPYVCKECGKSFHQKANLTVHQRTHTGEKPYICNECGRAFSQKTTLALHERAHTEEKPYVCNDCGTFFRQKATLVAHQRTHTGEKSYECPHCGKAFRMKSYLTDHHRTXTGERPYECSECGKSFSQKTNLSLHQRIHTGEKAYVCNQCGKSFRQKATLTVHQKIHTGQKSFECPQCGKGFSQKSYLIYHQRTHTGGRPYKCSECLKCFRQKTDLIVHRRTHTGEKPYACSDWQVL